The Solibacillus daqui genome has a segment encoding these proteins:
- a CDS encoding YktB family protein produces MSIVNWSNEDFQVFQIEGLDERMEALTSIVRPKFHELGETFSSYFSAQTGDEFFAHVAKHARRTVNPPKDSWVAFAPYKRGYKSLPHFQIGLWGTHLFIVVAVIYEAPHKQEMAERLLQNINSVKNLSDDYVISGDHMQPAAISLKEARDTQLEKMIVRLRDVKKGEFLVGRHIPAEDAVNMSAKSFLHLAEQTFDELMPIYNIIIGKK; encoded by the coding sequence ATGAGTATTGTTAATTGGTCTAACGAGGACTTTCAAGTATTCCAAATTGAAGGTTTAGACGAGCGTATGGAAGCATTAACTTCTATCGTTCGCCCTAAATTTCACGAGCTTGGCGAGACTTTTTCTAGTTATTTCAGCGCACAAACAGGCGATGAATTTTTCGCCCACGTTGCAAAGCATGCACGTCGTACAGTTAACCCGCCAAAAGATTCTTGGGTAGCATTTGCCCCGTATAAACGCGGTTACAAATCATTACCTCACTTTCAAATTGGACTTTGGGGCACACATTTATTTATCGTTGTTGCTGTAATTTATGAAGCACCACATAAACAAGAGATGGCTGAACGCCTACTTCAAAACATCAATTCTGTGAAAAATTTAAGCGATGATTATGTCATTTCAGGCGATCATATGCAACCAGCTGCTATCTCGCTGAAAGAAGCACGTGATACGCAATTAGAAAAAATGATTGTTCGCCTACGTGATGTAAAAAAGGGCGAATTTTTAGTAGGTCGTCATATTCCTGCCGAAGATGCAGTAAATATGTCAGCAAAAAGCTTTTTACATTTAGCTGAGCAAACTTTCGATGAGTTAATGCCCATCTATAACATCATTATTGGTAAGAAGTAA
- a CDS encoding aminotransferase class I/II-fold pyridoxal phosphate-dependent enzyme — MSQLETPLFDALLKHRNRHPIQFHIPGHKKGQGMDPAYREFVGDNVLSIDLINIAPLDDLHAPKGVIQQAQELAAEAFGADHTFFSVQGTSGAIMTMILTVVGPGDKIIVPRNVHKSIMSAIVFAGAIPIFIHPEVDTELGISHGISPESVERALTTYPDVKAVLVINPTYFGFVADLKRIVDIVHGHNIPVIVDEAHGVHIKFHDELPLSAMQVGADMAATSVHKLGGSMTGSSVLNVKEGLVSVKRAQSVFSMLTTTSTSYPLLASLDTARRQLAVNGYDLLDEAIRLAKDARKRINTIPHIHCVGREKLGTSATFDMDPLKLLISVKDLGITGHIAEEWLRQNANLEVELSDLYNILCLITIGDTKKEINLLVNALSRMSQAFDSEATITETNVKIPEIPALAMTPRDAFYAQTESIPLAQADGYICAEFIMVYPPGIPLFIPGEIITQSTIDFIQMNIEAGLPVQGPEDSTLQNIRVIKERKAIF, encoded by the coding sequence TTGTCACAATTAGAGACTCCATTGTTTGATGCCCTTTTAAAGCATCGCAACAGACATCCTATTCAGTTCCATATTCCAGGTCATAAAAAAGGCCAAGGTATGGATCCAGCTTACCGAGAATTCGTAGGCGACAACGTTTTATCAATTGATCTAATTAATATTGCTCCACTAGACGATTTACATGCTCCAAAAGGCGTTATTCAACAAGCGCAAGAACTTGCCGCTGAAGCCTTTGGTGCTGACCATACATTCTTTTCCGTACAAGGTACTAGTGGCGCCATTATGACTATGATTCTGACCGTCGTCGGTCCAGGCGATAAAATAATAGTACCGCGGAATGTACATAAATCGATAATGTCAGCTATTGTTTTTGCGGGCGCTATTCCGATTTTTATTCATCCAGAGGTAGATACAGAACTTGGCATCTCTCACGGTATTTCTCCTGAATCCGTAGAACGTGCCTTAACGACCTATCCAGATGTAAAAGCTGTTCTAGTCATTAACCCAACTTACTTCGGCTTTGTCGCTGATTTAAAACGTATTGTTGATATTGTACATGGACACAACATTCCTGTTATTGTTGACGAGGCACATGGTGTTCATATTAAATTCCATGATGAATTACCACTATCTGCAATGCAAGTTGGTGCAGATATGGCTGCAACTAGCGTTCACAAACTCGGTGGCTCTATGACCGGCAGCTCTGTTTTAAATGTTAAAGAAGGGCTTGTTTCAGTAAAACGTGCACAATCTGTATTTTCAATGCTAACAACGACTTCTACCTCCTATCCATTACTCGCTTCCCTTGACACAGCACGTCGTCAACTTGCAGTAAATGGCTATGATTTACTAGATGAGGCGATTCGATTAGCCAAGGATGCACGAAAACGTATTAACACAATCCCACACATACATTGTGTAGGTCGTGAAAAATTAGGTACATCGGCAACATTTGATATGGACCCTTTAAAACTTTTAATAAGCGTAAAGGATTTAGGGATTACCGGACATATAGCTGAAGAATGGTTACGTCAAAACGCCAATTTAGAAGTAGAATTGTCGGATCTTTATAATATCTTATGTTTAATAACAATTGGCGATACGAAAAAGGAAATTAACTTGCTTGTTAATGCGCTTTCTCGTATGTCACAAGCATTTGATTCAGAAGCTACCATTACTGAAACAAATGTCAAAATCCCTGAAATTCCAGCACTTGCTATGACACCACGTGATGCCTTCTATGCACAAACCGAAAGCATTCCATTAGCTCAGGCAGATGGTTATATTTGCGCTGAATTTATCATGGTTTATCCTCCGGGTATCCCGTTATTCATTCCCGGGGAAATAATTACGCAGAGTACTATCGACTTCATTCAAATGAATATTGAAGCAGGACTTCCCGTGCAAGGCCCTGAAGATAGCACATTACAAAATATCCGCGTTATTAAAGAACGAAAAGCGATTTTTTAG
- a CDS encoding UPF0223 family protein, producing the protein MEYSYPLNTDWTTQEMVDVVQFFEVVEMAYEKGVKRELVMTRYKRFKEIVPSQAEEKTICRDFEDASKYVAYRVVKLAKELADGQIVKMK; encoded by the coding sequence ATGGAATATTCATATCCACTTAATACAGATTGGACAACACAAGAAATGGTTGATGTTGTACAATTTTTTGAAGTAGTCGAAATGGCTTACGAAAAAGGCGTAAAGCGTGAATTAGTCATGACACGTTACAAACGATTTAAAGAAATCGTACCATCACAGGCGGAAGAAAAAACAATATGCCGTGACTTTGAGGACGCAAGTAAATATGTAGCATATCGTGTTGTGAAGCTTGCAAAAGAATTAGCGGATGGCCAAATTGTAAAAATGAAATAA
- a CDS encoding NAD(P)H-dependent flavin oxidoreductase: protein MKWQTRVSDLLQIDYPIIQGGLAYLAYSELAAAVSNAGGLGQITAMSLPNPKALKEEIGKVRGLTDKPFGVNFAIGMHGTGYEKMVEVAAEMDVPVVTITGGNPSAIFDILKTSRCKKLVLVAAKRQAQKAEQLGADAVMVVGQEGGGHLGRDDVGTMVLVPQVVDSVSIPVIASGGIGDGRGWMAAHALGAEGIEMGTRFIATKECIHASQRYKQALMDSDETNTIVIKRSIGAPARVIRNDFTDHILAIEQQTPTYEALKSYISGEANKKFIYEGNEEQGFGWAGQVTGMIHDIPSVEQLIQRMVVQAEAFRIKWGQ, encoded by the coding sequence ATGAAATGGCAAACGCGTGTGTCAGATTTATTGCAAATTGATTATCCAATTATTCAAGGGGGATTGGCCTATTTAGCGTATTCTGAACTTGCTGCGGCAGTTTCAAATGCTGGCGGCCTAGGGCAAATAACGGCAATGAGTTTACCGAATCCGAAAGCTTTAAAGGAAGAAATAGGAAAGGTTCGCGGGCTTACAGACAAGCCCTTTGGTGTGAACTTTGCTATTGGAATGCATGGGACTGGCTACGAAAAAATGGTCGAAGTTGCTGCAGAAATGGATGTTCCAGTAGTAACAATAACAGGAGGCAATCCATCGGCAATTTTTGATATTTTAAAAACTTCACGTTGTAAAAAGCTTGTGCTTGTTGCGGCGAAGCGACAAGCGCAAAAGGCTGAACAATTAGGAGCTGATGCGGTTATGGTTGTAGGACAAGAAGGTGGAGGGCATTTGGGGAGAGATGACGTTGGTACGATGGTTTTAGTGCCGCAAGTTGTAGATAGTGTATCTATTCCAGTCATTGCTTCGGGTGGTATTGGAGATGGCCGTGGTTGGATGGCTGCGCACGCCCTAGGAGCAGAGGGAATAGAAATGGGTACGCGCTTTATCGCTACGAAAGAATGTATTCATGCATCGCAACGTTATAAACAAGCATTAATGGACAGTGATGAAACAAATACAATCGTTATAAAACGTTCAATTGGCGCACCGGCTCGTGTGATTCGCAATGATTTTACAGATCATATATTAGCGATTGAACAACAAACACCAACATATGAAGCATTAAAGTCTTATATTAGTGGTGAAGCGAATAAAAAATTTATATATGAGGGCAATGAAGAACAAGGTTTTGGTTGGGCAGGGCAAGTAACAGGTATGATTCATGATATTCCGAGCGTCGAACAGTTAATTCAGCGTATGGTTGTACAAGCGGAAGCATTCCGTATAAAATGGGGACAGTAA
- a CDS encoding inositol monophosphatase family protein, protein MDIKQVDEFAKEIIFKAGQRIRDAFSYDIEIETKSNANDLVTNIDRETELFFIEKIKEFNPTHRILGEEGMGEKVESLEGVVWIIDPIDGTMNFVKQHRHFMISIGIYVDGVGKLGYIFDVMREDLFNAISGVGAWYNNSPLRKLQPLKIEEAVIGINANWVTPNKRINHDKIIELVRTVRGTRSYGSAAMEIAFVISGKLDAYISMRLAPWDIGGGVVIAKEVGAVATNFNGEVFDFLTQDTFLIANPAIHQLILEKYIEEKK, encoded by the coding sequence ATGGATATCAAACAAGTGGATGAATTTGCAAAAGAAATAATTTTTAAAGCAGGCCAAAGAATACGTGATGCCTTTTCTTATGACATCGAAATTGAAACAAAATCAAATGCCAACGATTTAGTGACGAATATTGACCGTGAAACAGAATTATTCTTTATCGAGAAAATTAAAGAGTTTAATCCGACACACCGTATTTTAGGTGAAGAAGGTATGGGCGAAAAGGTGGAGAGCTTAGAAGGGGTTGTATGGATTATTGATCCGATTGATGGCACGATGAACTTCGTAAAGCAGCATCGCCACTTTATGATTTCGATTGGTATTTACGTTGATGGGGTTGGAAAATTAGGGTACATATTTGATGTGATGCGTGAGGATTTATTTAATGCGATTTCAGGGGTTGGGGCTTGGTATAATAATTCACCGCTACGCAAATTACAGCCACTTAAAATTGAAGAGGCAGTAATCGGTATCAATGCCAATTGGGTAACGCCAAATAAGCGGATTAACCATGATAAAATCATTGAACTTGTGCGTACTGTTCGCGGAACACGTTCATATGGTTCTGCCGCGATGGAGATTGCGTTTGTAATAAGTGGTAAGCTAGATGCGTATATTTCGATGCGTTTGGCACCTTGGGATATTGGTGGTGGTGTTGTCATTGCCAAAGAGGTAGGGGCCGTCGCAACGAACTTTAATGGAGAGGTCTTTGACTTTTTAACGCAAGACACGTTTTTAATTGCTAACCCAGCAATTCAT